In the Pseudodesulfovibrio senegalensis genome, one interval contains:
- a CDS encoding protein-glutamate methylesterase/protein-glutamine glutaminase encodes MVGKKIRVLVVDDSAVVRQALTDILDSDPGIEVMGTAVDPFVAAEKIRKEIPDVITLDIEMPRMDGLTFLKKIMSQHPIPVVVCSSLAQAGGQNALKALEYGAVEVITKPKMGTKKFFEESRIRLCDVVKAAALSKGKRVKPPAAPIKVQPKLDADAVIPMGRPQNVQKTEKIVLVGASTGGTEALRVFLEQLPPDCPPVAIVQHMPEHFTTAFANRLNSICRVNIKEAQDGDAMVRGLVLIAPGNKHMLLKRSGAKYYVEVKDGPLVSRHRPSVDVLFRSGARFAGKNVVSAIMTGMGDDGARGMKELHDAGAYCIAQDEATSVVFGMPQEAIKMGGVNKVLPLQRIANDVLAMSGG; translated from the coding sequence ATGGTAGGCAAAAAGATACGCGTTCTTGTTGTGGATGACTCTGCTGTTGTCCGGCAGGCTTTGACCGATATCCTTGATTCCGATCCTGGAATCGAGGTGATGGGGACGGCTGTGGATCCTTTTGTTGCGGCTGAGAAAATACGCAAGGAGATTCCTGACGTCATTACCCTGGATATCGAGATGCCCCGGATGGATGGGTTGACGTTCCTGAAGAAGATCATGTCGCAACATCCCATCCCGGTCGTCGTGTGTTCTTCCCTGGCACAGGCTGGCGGTCAGAATGCGCTTAAGGCATTGGAATACGGTGCTGTTGAAGTCATTACCAAGCCGAAGATGGGGACAAAGAAATTTTTTGAAGAATCGCGTATCCGCTTGTGCGACGTGGTCAAGGCCGCGGCCCTCTCCAAGGGAAAACGCGTGAAACCTCCGGCCGCTCCCATCAAGGTTCAACCGAAACTGGACGCTGATGCGGTGATACCCATGGGCAGACCCCAAAACGTACAGAAAACCGAAAAAATCGTATTGGTGGGAGCCTCGACCGGAGGGACAGAGGCCCTGCGTGTCTTTTTGGAGCAGTTGCCCCCGGATTGCCCGCCTGTCGCCATTGTGCAGCACATGCCCGAGCATTTTACCACGGCGTTCGCCAACCGTCTCAACAGCATATGCCGGGTGAACATCAAGGAAGCCCAGGACGGCGATGCCATGGTTCGTGGGCTTGTGCTTATCGCTCCCGGCAACAAGCATATGCTCTTGAAGCGCTCCGGGGCAAAATACTATGTTGAAGTGAAGGACGGTCCATTGGTTTCGCGACATCGTCCCTCGGTGGACGTGCTGTTTCGGTCAGGGGCTCGGTTTGCCGGAAAGAATGTTGTCTCCGCCATCATGACCGGCATGGGCGATGACGGAGCTAGGGGGATGAAGGAGCTTCACGATGCCGGGGCATATTGTATCGCACAGGATGAGGCAACTTCTGTTGTTTTCGGTATGCCGCAGGAAGCCATCAAGATGGGTGGGGTGAACAAGGTTCTTCCTTTGCAGCGTATTGCCAATGACGTGTTGGCCATGTCCGGCGGCTAG
- the clpS gene encoding ATP-dependent Clp protease adapter ClpS, with protein sequence MSEPNIGDQYESELLDEHEVREPKKYRVLLHNDDYTTMDFVVEVLVRVFRKSETEATIIMLQIHNEGVGVCGLYTAEVAETKVDMVHRLAKSAGYPLRCTMEGE encoded by the coding sequence ATGAGCGAACCAAATATCGGTGACCAGTACGAGTCCGAACTTCTGGACGAACATGAAGTGCGGGAACCGAAAAAATACCGCGTCCTGCTTCACAACGATGATTATACCACCATGGATTTTGTGGTGGAGGTACTTGTGAGGGTGTTCAGGAAAAGCGAAACGGAAGCCACCATCATCATGCTGCAGATCCACAATGAAGGCGTGGGTGTATGCGGCCTTTACACCGCCGAAGTGGCGGAAACCAAGGTGGACATGGTCCATCGACTGGCGAAAAGTGCGGGATATCCGCTCAGATGCACGATGGAAGGTGAATGA
- a CDS encoding class IV adenylate cyclase yields MSLEVELKFCDVDHEHLRDVLAEHGAQRLGRYFEENLVFDDEERSLRAQGILLRLRRRQGQAVLTVKHPVQRGGLSENAKVREELETTVGDFEVLRAGLEALGYRHCFAYHKVREKWAFADCTVCLDLLPFGKFMEVEGGRADECAHKLGFDPADASTSSYHALNRAFRTANGLPEREDFIFSDDERQRFEDRAD; encoded by the coding sequence ATGTCATTGGAAGTCGAGTTGAAATTTTGTGATGTGGACCATGAGCACTTGCGGGATGTGTTGGCGGAACATGGTGCTCAACGCCTTGGCCGATATTTCGAGGAGAATCTTGTTTTTGACGATGAAGAACGCTCTCTCAGGGCTCAGGGGATTTTGTTGCGCCTGCGGCGCAGGCAGGGACAGGCCGTATTGACAGTTAAACATCCCGTGCAAAGGGGGGGCTTGTCTGAGAACGCAAAGGTTCGTGAAGAATTGGAGACCACGGTCGGGGATTTTGAGGTTTTGCGTGCCGGGCTTGAGGCTTTGGGGTATAGGCACTGTTTTGCCTACCACAAGGTGCGAGAGAAGTGGGCTTTCGCAGACTGCACCGTGTGTTTGGACCTTTTGCCGTTTGGGAAGTTCATGGAAGTAGAAGGCGGTAGGGCTGACGAATGTGCGCACAAGTTGGGTTTTGATCCGGCCGATGCCTCCACCTCATCCTATCATGCCTTGAATCGTGCATTCCGGACCGCCAACGGCTTGCCCGAGAGAGAGGATTTCATTTTTTCCGATGACGAGCGGCAGCGTTTTGAGGACCGTGCGGACTAA
- the fusA gene encoding elongation factor G, whose product MSKTGKPSRRHLENLRNIGIIAHIDAGKTTLTERILYYSKKIHRIGEVHDGTATMDYMPEEQERGITITSAVTTCQWDGRVINIIDTPGHVDFTIEVERSLRVLDGAVGVFCGVSGVEPQSETVWRQSERYNVPKIAFVNKLDRLGADYEAVLASMRTKLGANVVALQYPDGQGQDMRGVFDLVAMQCFVFDAESKGEQYQVRELTTEEVERLTPWRERLVEAAADQDEELLGLYLEGEDIPQEKLCAAIRKGTLQLQIVPVLCGSALKNVGVQPVMDAVCRYLPSPLDVPPAVGTDPQTGVEKSFSVNGADPLSALVFKVSLDSGRKLALMRLYSGGISAGETVYNQTQGKDERVARLFRLHAGRKEKLDAAYAGDIVGAAGMKFARTGDTLCLKDNRIVLEEIDDYRPVISLAMEPRNSEEADKLDEVLQKYLLEDPTLEVGTDEDTGQIIVSGMGELHLEVICERLKREYGLEPRTGRPQVVYQETVGCKASAQGEFARELGETLHYGQVSLEVEPAPRDSGLDISFAVDPDVWPSVWLDAVNEGITDALQSGVVRGYPVQDVRVRVLDLQKREGESSEAGYRMAAAMAVRSALAEAEPKLLEPIMWVEIGVPEEHVGDVVGLLGAKGAKIEGMTDKAGQKVVEGLAPLGKLFGFSTELRSATQGRAGFVMKFSRFDILE is encoded by the coding sequence GTGAGCAAAACAGGCAAACCTTCTCGACGTCATCTTGAGAATCTCAGGAATATCGGCATCATTGCGCATATCGATGCCGGCAAGACCACGCTTACAGAGCGGATTCTTTATTATTCCAAGAAGATCCATCGCATAGGAGAAGTGCACGACGGCACAGCCACCATGGACTACATGCCCGAGGAGCAGGAGCGGGGCATTACCATCACTTCTGCCGTGACCACCTGCCAATGGGACGGCCGGGTCATCAATATAATCGATACTCCCGGTCATGTTGATTTCACCATCGAGGTGGAACGTTCCCTGCGGGTGCTTGATGGTGCTGTTGGCGTATTTTGCGGCGTGAGCGGAGTGGAGCCTCAGTCGGAAACTGTTTGGCGCCAGAGCGAGCGCTACAACGTGCCCAAGATTGCCTTTGTCAACAAGCTGGACAGGCTCGGCGCGGATTACGAGGCAGTGCTTGCGTCCATGCGAACCAAGTTGGGAGCCAACGTCGTGGCCTTGCAGTATCCGGACGGGCAAGGGCAGGACATGCGCGGCGTTTTTGACCTCGTGGCCATGCAATGTTTTGTTTTTGATGCCGAATCCAAGGGAGAACAGTATCAGGTCCGTGAACTCACAACCGAGGAAGTCGAGCGATTGACTCCCTGGCGGGAACGGCTTGTGGAGGCCGCCGCCGACCAGGATGAGGAATTGCTTGGCCTGTATCTGGAAGGTGAGGATATCCCTCAGGAAAAATTGTGTGCTGCTATCCGGAAAGGCACGCTGCAGTTGCAGATTGTGCCGGTCCTGTGCGGTTCCGCCCTCAAGAATGTGGGCGTGCAACCCGTTATGGATGCCGTGTGCAGGTATCTTCCAAGCCCCCTGGATGTGCCGCCCGCTGTGGGAACTGACCCGCAGACCGGCGTGGAAAAATCTTTTTCCGTGAATGGGGCTGATCCTCTTTCCGCGTTGGTTTTCAAGGTTTCTCTCGATTCAGGGCGAAAGCTTGCGCTCATGCGGTTGTATTCAGGAGGCATTTCGGCCGGGGAGACCGTCTACAACCAGACTCAGGGCAAGGATGAGCGCGTGGCGCGTCTGTTTCGGTTGCACGCGGGCAGAAAGGAAAAACTGGATGCGGCCTATGCTGGCGATATCGTCGGTGCTGCGGGGATGAAATTTGCCCGGACAGGCGATACCCTGTGTCTCAAGGACAACCGGATCGTCCTTGAGGAGATTGATGATTACCGTCCGGTCATTTCCTTGGCCATGGAGCCTCGAAACAGTGAAGAGGCTGACAAGCTAGATGAAGTGCTGCAGAAATATCTTCTTGAGGACCCAACGCTTGAAGTGGGCACGGACGAGGATACCGGGCAGATTATCGTTTCGGGCATGGGTGAATTGCATCTTGAGGTCATTTGCGAGCGCCTCAAGCGCGAATACGGGCTGGAGCCCAGAACCGGCCGCCCACAGGTTGTTTATCAGGAAACCGTGGGCTGCAAGGCTTCGGCTCAAGGGGAATTTGCCCGGGAGTTGGGCGAAACCCTGCATTACGGGCAGGTCTCTCTGGAGGTGGAACCGGCACCGCGGGACTCCGGTCTCGACATCTCTTTTGCCGTGGACCCGGATGTGTGGCCCTCGGTATGGTTGGATGCCGTGAATGAGGGGATTACGGATGCCCTGCAAAGTGGCGTTGTTCGCGGCTACCCGGTGCAGGATGTTCGCGTTCGTGTGTTGGATCTGCAGAAACGGGAAGGGGAATCCAGTGAAGCCGGGTATCGCATGGCTGCTGCCATGGCTGTCCGCTCCGCTCTTGCAGAGGCTGAACCCAAGCTGCTCGAGCCCATCATGTGGGTCGAAATCGGTGTTCCTGAAGAACATGTCGGCGATGTTGTGGGTTTGTTGGGGGCAAAGGGTGCCAAGATTGAAGGAATGACTGACAAAGCCGGACAGAAGGTTGTTGAAGGCCTTGCGCCGCTGGGGAAATTGTTCGGTTTTTCAACGGAGCTTCGTTCTGCCACTCAGGGGCGGGCCGGATTTGTCATGAAGTTTTCCCGTTTCGACATTCTGGAGTAA
- a CDS encoding DUF2062 domain-containing protein yields the protein MGESKMNDSAAEGGLWLRLKRSSRYWYLRVLRQKSTPRELAFALALGVFIGAMPIIPFQSVVVIALAFVFRVNKLAAWLATCYSNAFTMAPFYYFLFLVGDFFLPFQGVTFDPSRLEMAQLIDSGWQLFSVIFAGGLIVGIPATLLTYFLSHFIIRRYRERRAIRILQKRSSSN from the coding sequence ATGGGCGAGAGCAAAATGAATGACAGTGCAGCAGAGGGCGGCCTGTGGCTGCGTCTGAAGCGGAGCTCCCGTTACTGGTACCTTCGTGTCCTGCGTCAGAAGTCGACGCCCCGGGAATTGGCCTTTGCTCTGGCCCTCGGTGTTTTTATCGGAGCCATGCCGATTATTCCGTTTCAGTCCGTGGTGGTGATCGCCCTGGCTTTTGTGTTTCGGGTCAACAAGCTCGCTGCGTGGTTGGCAACCTGCTATTCAAATGCGTTCACCATGGCGCCGTTTTACTATTTTCTTTTTCTTGTCGGAGATTTTTTCTTGCCCTTTCAGGGGGTAACCTTCGACCCCTCTCGCTTGGAAATGGCTCAGCTCATCGATTCGGGCTGGCAACTGTTTTCCGTGATTTTTGCCGGCGGACTCATTGTCGGCATTCCGGCAACGTTGCTTACGTATTTTCTGTCTCATTTCATTATACGTCGCTACCGCGAGCGGCGAGCCATTCGTATTCTTCAAAAAAGGTCCTCTTCCAATTAG
- a CDS encoding DUF190 domain-containing protein, which yields MQIPKNAQRLRIFIGETDRHQGRLLSEVIVETARKDGLAGATVLRGIMGYGANSRVHTNKILRLSEDMPIVVEIVDAKEKIDTFLPQLDDLIQEGLVTREDVHVIMYRHNGG from the coding sequence ATGCAGATTCCCAAAAATGCGCAACGCTTGCGAATATTCATCGGCGAGACTGACCGGCATCAGGGACGGCTGCTTTCGGAAGTGATCGTTGAAACCGCCAGAAAAGATGGATTGGCAGGGGCCACGGTTCTGCGCGGAATCATGGGCTACGGTGCCAACAGCCGCGTTCACACCAACAAAATCCTTCGGCTTTCGGAAGATATGCCCATAGTCGTAGAAATCGTGGACGCCAAAGAAAAAATCGATACCTTCCTACCGCAACTGGATGATCTGATTCAAGAGGGTCTTGTCACAAGGGAAGATGTCCACGTCATCATGTACCGACACAACGGCGGCTAG
- the crcB gene encoding fluoride efflux transporter CrcB, translated as MLKKILLLSLGGACGTLCRYWLSGVAQRLAGTAFPFGTMAVNMLGCFLFGAVWGFLENRLGFGGDLRILILSGFMGAFTTFSTYMFESANLLKFGQYAQAVLNITGQSLLGLTLVFTGIALGRIL; from the coding sequence ATGTTGAAAAAAATACTTCTTCTTTCCCTGGGCGGCGCATGCGGAACATTGTGCCGCTATTGGTTGTCCGGCGTGGCGCAGCGCCTAGCCGGAACGGCTTTTCCCTTCGGCACCATGGCAGTCAACATGCTCGGCTGTTTCCTGTTCGGCGCAGTCTGGGGCTTTCTGGAAAATCGTCTCGGATTCGGGGGTGATCTGCGCATCCTGATACTTTCCGGCTTCATGGGCGCATTCACGACCTTCTCAACATATATGTTTGAATCCGCCAATCTGCTGAAATTCGGCCAATATGCACAAGCGGTTCTCAATATAACCGGCCAGAGCCTGCTCGGCCTAACGCTGGTATTCACAGGCATAGCGCTCGGACGTATATTGTAA
- a CDS encoding methyl-accepting chemotaxis protein produces MSNRFVYVPLSIAFFAVFIFSAAHYFGGGTVLYAALVCILVAGIVGAWLSARWLRNVRLLLEDGANLQDVNLVSDLLKGTGFESIIEPIHSYYENRLVEVGFYRDALKVLGNHVVVCDRNGKILLATEAVLDLLEKPVTQVVGFTVGQAFYNKQGVSITGKVLKSGKPYDAAVDLELWMGKTVPVHMFVRPVFNEAGEVYGVVASFLSMEEVVRQQRDIEAQKQQMVSVGGEIRTLAERVASASEELSASADEQARGAQKQSHQTDTVATAMEEMTATVLEVAGNASATSRAADEARVSAQSGVDMVSNAVEAINGVSHSAGQLAQVVGQLDSQAEEIGRIISVINDIADQTNLLALNAAIEAARAGEAGRGFAVVADEVRKLAEKTMTATKEVEEAIHTIQERSAHAMESMDRTEKQVNQSTDLSNQAGDALQQIMERIEDMVSRVAQIATAAEEQSAAAEEIGSSVEDIALVAREADEGAGQAASATRDLAELAQELLSVSMNFQDAEQGSGPSFRESEGEMKGILPKLTQEFVKNQYGSAVYESMQKVMGDPVFLPASGYPDAVLQQMADFVAEETGSSSREFFLDLGRYTVKGFYKMYRRYFKDETLKEFYMRMNDVHSQLTKDAPGITPPTFTYEDKGDELFMNYRSRRGLFDYFEGILLGAAEFKGERVEIKVKPFDQETARAEIRFVS; encoded by the coding sequence ATGTCTAATCGGTTTGTATATGTGCCTTTGTCCATTGCTTTTTTTGCAGTTTTTATATTTTCGGCTGCCCATTACTTTGGCGGAGGGACAGTACTGTATGCTGCGTTGGTGTGCATCCTCGTTGCGGGGATTGTCGGGGCTTGGCTGTCTGCCCGTTGGTTGCGGAATGTTCGGCTTTTGCTGGAAGACGGGGCCAATTTGCAGGATGTGAACCTTGTTTCAGATCTCCTGAAAGGGACCGGTTTTGAAAGTATTATAGAACCAATTCATTCCTACTATGAGAACAGGCTTGTTGAGGTCGGGTTTTATCGTGATGCGCTCAAGGTCCTGGGTAACCATGTTGTTGTCTGTGACCGGAATGGGAAGATCCTTCTTGCCACTGAGGCTGTTTTGGATTTGTTGGAAAAACCAGTCACTCAGGTCGTTGGTTTCACTGTTGGCCAGGCTTTTTACAACAAGCAGGGAGTATCCATCACCGGCAAGGTGTTGAAGTCCGGTAAACCGTATGACGCCGCGGTTGATCTTGAATTATGGATGGGCAAGACCGTACCCGTCCATATGTTTGTTCGTCCTGTCTTCAACGAGGCTGGGGAGGTATATGGCGTAGTAGCCTCTTTCCTCAGCATGGAAGAGGTGGTCAGGCAGCAGCGCGATATTGAGGCCCAGAAGCAGCAGATGGTTTCCGTGGGGGGCGAAATACGGACTCTGGCCGAACGGGTCGCCTCGGCATCCGAAGAGCTTTCGGCATCTGCCGATGAACAGGCACGTGGGGCGCAGAAGCAGAGCCATCAGACCGATACCGTGGCTACTGCCATGGAGGAAATGACAGCCACGGTCCTGGAAGTTGCGGGCAATGCCTCGGCAACGTCCCGGGCTGCGGACGAAGCGCGTGTTTCGGCGCAATCCGGTGTCGACATGGTTTCCAACGCCGTCGAAGCCATCAATGGGGTTTCCCACTCGGCCGGACAGTTGGCACAGGTGGTTGGTCAATTGGATTCGCAAGCCGAAGAGATTGGTCGTATAATAAGTGTCATCAATGACATAGCTGATCAGACCAACTTGCTTGCCCTGAACGCTGCCATTGAGGCGGCAAGGGCCGGTGAAGCTGGGCGAGGGTTTGCCGTGGTCGCCGACGAAGTGCGGAAACTCGCGGAAAAAACCATGACCGCGACCAAGGAAGTGGAAGAGGCTATTCATACCATCCAAGAACGATCTGCACACGCCATGGAGTCCATGGATCGTACCGAAAAGCAGGTCAACCAGAGTACGGATCTTTCCAATCAGGCCGGCGATGCCTTGCAGCAGATCATGGAGCGCATCGAGGATATGGTTTCCCGGGTGGCCCAGATAGCCACTGCCGCAGAAGAGCAGTCTGCCGCTGCCGAAGAAATCGGGAGCAGCGTTGAGGATATTGCCCTGGTTGCCCGTGAGGCTGACGAGGGAGCCGGGCAGGCTGCCTCTGCCACACGTGATCTTGCGGAGCTCGCACAGGAGTTGCTTTCCGTATCCATGAACTTTCAGGATGCCGAACAAGGAAGCGGCCCCTCTTTCCGTGAATCTGAAGGGGAAATGAAGGGGATTCTGCCCAAGTTGACCCAAGAGTTCGTCAAGAATCAATATGGCAGTGCCGTGTATGAATCCATGCAGAAGGTCATGGGTGATCCCGTGTTCCTGCCTGCCAGCGGGTATCCGGATGCGGTTTTGCAGCAGATGGCCGATTTTGTGGCAGAAGAAACGGGAAGTTCGTCGCGGGAGTTTTTTCTTGATCTTGGCCGATACACCGTCAAGGGTTTTTACAAGATGTATCGACGCTATTTCAAGGACGAAACGCTCAAGGAGTTTTATATGCGCATGAACGATGTGCATAGCCAACTCACCAAGGACGCCCCCGGAATCACGCCGCCGACGTTTACCTATGAGGACAAGGGGGATGAGCTGTTTATGAACTATCGTTCCCGACGCGGGCTGTTCGATTATTTCGAAGGCATTCTGTTGGGTGCTGCGGAGTTCAAGGGTGAACGTGTCGAGATTAAGGTCAAGCCGTTCGACCAGGAAACCGCCCGTGCGGAAATTCGTTTTGTCTCATAA
- a CDS encoding chemotaxis protein CheA, with the protein MSDDLNRQIFKEEAYDLLSELEGSLLELEDAPEDMDLVNRVFRALHTIKGSGSMFGFEDIAEFTHEVETVFDMVRSEELVISTDLLNLAFKARDHIQKMLDNADSEEVVDPEGMSAILLGLQQLSSGEGDEAAVSDEGVGEGEVHEDDATASEAPEDDSAKLPLKDFLIHVVVKDESGGDIACLEPLLDELAKIGELKIEAQPETGQAMEDGYVWDVRFATAKGAEDIRDIFLFTSVDLSVDVTAAEPEGEAGDSGKQAQPVATEPEEESTDEFEETPRIGELLVEEGAVQPEDIEDALKKQKPIGQILKESGKVDDEQLSKAVSRQAKAKEEQSMQKKKEAVSSIRVAAEKLDWLVDLVGELVIVQAQISQVVSERSDPVMTALSEELERLSDELRDSTLGIRMLPIGTTFSKFRRLVRDLSSELNKEIVLNTNGAETELDKTVIERLGDPLVHLLRNSIDHGIEIPHVREAAGKPAAGMILLSAEHSGGEVLIRITDDGQGMDPAAIRAKAVERGMISPDAELSDKELFKLIFEPGFSTAQKVTNVSGRGVGMDVVKRAIDSLRGIIDIDSRVGKGTTITIRLPLTLAIIDGLQVQVGNEFYVIPLSLVEECVELNRAEIEETEGGHTLLHLRGEIVPYIHLRDFFMVEGEQPSIEQIVITGVEGSRVGIVVDTVIGEHQTVIKSLSRVYKDVEGISGATIKGDGSIALILDVPSLVRRIVVDNA; encoded by the coding sequence ATGTCAGATGATTTGAATCGGCAAATATTCAAGGAAGAGGCGTACGATCTTTTGAGCGAGCTTGAGGGCTCTTTGCTTGAGCTTGAAGACGCGCCCGAAGATATGGACCTCGTCAACCGAGTGTTCAGGGCCCTGCATACCATCAAGGGCTCCGGGTCCATGTTCGGATTCGAGGACATCGCCGAGTTTACCCATGAGGTTGAAACGGTTTTTGATATGGTCCGTTCGGAAGAGTTGGTCATTTCAACGGATCTTTTGAACCTTGCGTTCAAGGCTCGGGACCATATCCAGAAGATGCTCGACAACGCCGACTCCGAAGAAGTGGTGGACCCGGAAGGGATGTCTGCCATTCTGTTGGGGTTGCAACAGCTTTCCAGCGGGGAGGGGGATGAGGCAGCCGTTTCGGACGAGGGTGTCGGCGAAGGCGAAGTACACGAAGATGATGCCACTGCTTCCGAAGCGCCGGAAGACGATTCTGCGAAGCTTCCATTGAAGGATTTCTTGATTCATGTGGTGGTCAAGGATGAGTCCGGTGGCGATATTGCATGCCTTGAACCGCTCTTGGACGAACTTGCCAAGATTGGTGAACTGAAAATCGAAGCTCAGCCTGAAACCGGGCAGGCAATGGAAGACGGATATGTCTGGGATGTTCGCTTTGCCACGGCAAAGGGGGCGGAAGACATCAGGGATATTTTTCTGTTCACCAGTGTCGACCTCAGCGTTGACGTTACCGCTGCAGAACCTGAAGGGGAGGCTGGCGATTCCGGGAAACAGGCTCAGCCGGTTGCCACTGAACCCGAGGAAGAATCGACAGACGAATTTGAGGAGACGCCACGGATTGGCGAACTGCTCGTGGAAGAAGGAGCAGTGCAGCCCGAAGATATTGAGGACGCCCTGAAAAAGCAGAAGCCTATCGGGCAGATCCTCAAGGAATCCGGAAAGGTTGACGACGAACAGTTGTCCAAGGCTGTTTCCCGTCAGGCCAAGGCCAAGGAAGAGCAGTCCATGCAGAAGAAAAAGGAAGCTGTTTCAAGCATCCGGGTGGCTGCGGAAAAATTGGATTGGCTTGTGGATCTGGTGGGCGAACTGGTTATTGTTCAGGCCCAGATATCACAGGTTGTCAGCGAACGCTCCGACCCTGTAATGACCGCTCTTTCTGAGGAATTGGAGCGTTTGAGCGATGAACTCAGGGATTCGACGCTCGGAATCCGCATGTTGCCCATAGGAACGACCTTCAGCAAGTTTCGCAGGTTGGTGCGTGACCTTTCTTCCGAATTGAACAAGGAGATCGTGCTTAATACCAATGGAGCGGAAACCGAACTGGACAAGACCGTTATTGAGCGCCTTGGGGATCCGCTGGTCCATTTGTTGCGCAACAGCATCGACCACGGCATCGAGATTCCCCATGTACGTGAAGCCGCTGGCAAACCTGCGGCCGGCATGATCCTGCTTTCTGCCGAGCACTCCGGAGGCGAGGTCCTTATAAGGATTACGGACGACGGTCAGGGCATGGACCCGGCGGCAATCCGAGCCAAAGCCGTGGAACGGGGCATGATTTCCCCGGATGCCGAGCTTTCAGACAAGGAATTGTTCAAGCTCATTTTCGAGCCGGGATTTTCCACGGCCCAGAAGGTTACCAATGTTTCGGGCCGCGGTGTGGGAATGGACGTTGTCAAGCGGGCCATCGATTCTCTGCGGGGCATTATCGATATTGATAGCAGGGTCGGCAAGGGAACGACCATCACTATACGGCTGCCATTGACCCTGGCCATTATCGATGGGCTGCAGGTGCAGGTTGGCAATGAATTTTATGTCATCCCTCTGTCGCTTGTGGAAGAATGTGTGGAATTGAACCGGGCCGAGATTGAAGAGACCGAGGGTGGGCATACTTTGCTGCATCTGCGGGGAGAGATCGTTCCCTATATCCATTTGCGTGATTTTTTCATGGTGGAAGGCGAGCAGCCCAGTATAGAACAGATCGTTATTACTGGTGTGGAGGGAAGCCGTGTCGGTATTGTCGTGGATACGGTCATCGGCGAGCATCAGACTGTGATCAAGAGTTTGAGCCGGGTTTATAAGGATGTGGAAGGAATTTCCGGGGCGACCATCAAGGGTGACGGTTCAATCGCCCTTATTTTGGATGTGCCGAGTTTGGTTCGTCGTATAGTGGTTGACAATGCATGA